The sequence below is a genomic window from Arthrobacter sp. U41.
GCGGGTTTCGACGTCGAACTCTGGGATTCGCGGACCAAGGACATTGGTGCCCTGAAGGCCACCGGTGCAGTGTTCTCGTCCATGACGGGATACACGGCAGGAAGCCTGGTGGACCCCGGCTCGGCCGATGAGGTGGTGCGGACGGCGGAGTCGCTGATCCCCACCGCCCTGGAGCTCGGCGTGAGCCGGATGGTGGTGCACCCGGCCGAACTCATCGACGGCCACGCGGCCCGTCCGGTCTACCGGTCCAGCGGGCGCATGTGGATTACCGGGGCGCGTACCCTCGAGCGGCTCGGCAAGCTTGGCGAGAAGTACGGCGTGACCTTCTGCCTCGAGAACCTCAACACCATCCTGGACCACCCCGGGATCCCGCTGGCCCGCGCGAAGGACACCCTGGCGCTCGTTCAGGCCGCCGGGCATCCGAACGCCAGGCTCATGCTGGACCTCTACCACGCCCAAATGGGGGAGGGGAACCTGATCGAGCTCGTCCGGAGAGCCCTGCCGTACCTCGGCGAAATCCAGGTGGCGGATGTTCCGGGCCGCTGCGAACCCGGGACCGGGGAAATCAACTACGCGGCTGTCGCCAGGGCACTGGCCCAGGCCGGCTATGACGGCACGGTGGGCATGGAGGCCTGGGCCCTCGGCGACAGCGATGCCGCGCTGGACGCTTTCCGGGCGGCCTTCACCGTGCCCGCACCAACCGAGGCATCCACCCTGCCCGCACCACCAACAGGAGTAGAAGTATGAAAGATGTAATCCTCGGACTGGTGGGGGTGGGGCGGATCGGCGTTATGCACGCCAACAACATCGCCGCGCTCAACGGCGTCCTCAATCCGCAGGGCATCAACGTCCGGCTCCGGCTCACCGACGTCGCGGAAGACCACGCACGGACCATCGCCGCCGGGCTCGGCGCCGAATTCCTGCCCTCGACGGAGGCGCTCCTCGCGTCCGGGCTGGACGGCCTCGTTATCGCCACCGGAACCGGGACCCACCCGGACCTGATCAGGGCCGGGGTGGACGCCGGAATCCCGGTCTTTTGTGAGAAGCCCGTCGCCCTGAACGTGGCCGACGCCCTCCCCGTGCTCGACTACATCCGGGAAAGGAACGGGGTGGTCCAGATTGGCCACCAGCGCCGCTTCGACGCCGGCTACCAGGAGGCCCGGCGCGCCTACCAAACAGGGGAACTGGGCTGGATCCACTCGCTGCGCGCCGTCACCTGCGATATGGCCCCGCCGCCGGTCGAGTTCCTGGCCAGTTCCGGCGGGCTGTTCCGGGACTGCTCGGTCCACGACTTCGACATCCTGCGCTGGCTCACCGGCCGGGAAATCGTCGAGGTGTACGCCCGGGGCTCCAACAACGGGGACCCCGCGATCGGGGAAGCCGGCGATGTGGACACCGCCCTCGCGCTGGTGACCTTCGACGACGGCACCGTGGGAACGGTCTCGGCCACGCGGTACAACGGGGCGGGCCACGACGTGCGGCTGGAAATCCAGGGCTCCCGGCGTTCGCTCATGGTCGGCCTGGACGCCAAGACGGCGCTGGCCTCCGCCGAAGCCGGGGTCTCGTTCCCGGCAGGGGAGCCGCACCGGACCTTCGCCGAGCGGTTCGAGACGGCCTACCGTTCCGAGATGGCTGCCTTCGTCGAGTTAATCCTGGGCCGCCGGGAAAACCCCTGCACGCCGGAGGATGCCGTGGCCGCTTCCCGGGTCGCGGATGCCGCCCAGGAATCCCTCGCGACCGGTGTGCCGGTGCGGGTGGTCCAGACCGTCGCCGGCTGAACGGACACTGCGCCCCGGTTCCGTCACCGGGGTGGAGAGGCAAAAGAACCCGGGGCCCAAGGGCTCCGGGTTCTTTTTGTCCGGACTGCGATCTCGTCTGGACTGCGTGGTGCCGTCAGGCGCCGAAGGGCAGCCGCGGATCGAGGTCCTGGCCTTCCCAGGCCTGACGGATCCAGCCGTGGTGCGGGTCGTCGCTGATGAGCCAGTCGCGGACCGCGCCGGGGCCCGCCATGACGTTGAGGTAGTACAGGTCGTAGCCGGGGGCCGCCATGGCCGGGCCGTGCCAGCCGTACGGCACCAGGACGACGTCGCCGGTCCGGACCTCCGCGGCGACATCGATGGGACGCTCGTCCGAGGCGTACACGCGCTGGTAGCCGATCGCGTCGTCCGATCCGGGACGGGCCGGGGCTCCGGGCGTTACCCGGGTTTCGAAGTAGTAGATCTCCTCGAGGCTCGTTTCGCCGTCCTTCTCCTCGTCGTGCTTGTGCGGGGGATAGGAGGACCAGTTGCCGGCCGGCGTGAGGACCTCGCAGACGATAAAACGGTCCGCCTCCAGGGCGGCGGGGGTCCCGAAGTTGTGGACCTGGCGGGAGCAGTTGCCGGCCCCGCGTAGTTCGACCGGAGTCTCCGCGGCCGTGATGAGGCGCGTCGGGTAGGACGCTTTGGCCGGGGCGGTGGCCACGGCGACGCGTCCGCCGTCGGCCGAACTGATCGTCACCGCCTTGCCGGTTCCCGTGTAGAGGACATCGCTGGGGCCGCTGAAGACGCTCGCCCGGCCGGCCAGACGGTACTCCTCGCCGTCGACTGACACCGTAAAGGACCCGTTGAGCGGGACCACGATGCGTTCCTCATCCGCGGCGGGAAGTTCGACGGCGGCCCCGGCTCCCAGCGTGGCGACCTTCAGCCCGGTGTGGGCCCAGCCCTCCACCTGCACGGCGGAGTCGGAGGTGCCCAGCGAGATGTCCCAGGCGCCTTGGGCGGCGGTGCCGAGCGGATAGACCCAGTTGGCCATGAGTTCTGCCCTTTCGTTGTCGCGCCGGAGGAAGGCACGGGTGTGGAGGGGATGGGGTGCTGGCGACGGGCGTGCAGCACCCGCCGGCCGGCGCTGACGCCTATCTTTGGACGAGCGTCATTTCGAAGCTGTAGGAATCCGCGCGGTAGACGTGGTGCCCGGTCTCCACCTGGCGGCCGGTGTCGTCCACGGCGGTGCGCTCCATGGTGACCAGGGCAGAGCCGGGGGTGGTTTCCAGCAGGGTCGCCTGGTAATCGTTGGCGATCATGGCGCCGATCCGCTGCGAGGCGAGCCGGAAGTTCACGCCGCCGTTGCGGAGGATCGCGTACAGGCCTTGTGAGCCCAGGAGCGCCTCGTCGATGGGGGTAATGTCATCGCGCACCCAGTTCTCCATCAGCGCCAGCGGTTTGCCGCCGACCTTCCGGAGCCGGGTGAAGTGGTAGACCTTGGCGCCGGCGGGAAGCTGGAGTGCCGTGCGGGTGGCGGCGTCGGCCTCGTCGTGGGAGAAGCTCAACACCTCGGTGGTGGGCTTGCTGCCGTTGTTGCTGAGGTCGTCGTAAAGGCTGGAGAGCTCGAGGGGACGCCGGACCTGGCTGGAGACCACCTGGGTGCCGACGCCGCGCTTGCGCACCAGCAGGCCGGAGCGGACAAGTTCGTCCATGGCCTTGCGCATGGTGGGGCGAGAGAGGTTCAGCTGCGCGGCAAGGTCGATCTCGTTGTCGAGGCGGCTGCCGGGGGGAAGGACTCCGCCATGGATCGCGGCTTCGATGCCCTGGACCACCTGGTGGTAGAGCGGCACCGGCGAGGACCGGTCGATGTTGAGACTAAGGTGATTAGCCACTTTTTGAATAGCCACTGTTGAAGCGCTCCCTTGTGCCCCGGACCGGAACCCCGGGTGGGGCCGCCAGTTATGTTTCCCGGCCTATGTTCGCTTGATAGGACATACTGTTTAAGTTTATAGTAGCAGGGCTGTCCGGGCGGGTGGAAGTGTGCGCCGGGTTGCCGTGGCGGTCCCTGACGGGCGCCAGAGCGGTGGGTGTCTCCTGTTGACGGCCGGGCAAGATGGTTGATTCTGAGTCACCGCCAGTTCATTACCCGGACGCTGACGAACCATGCGCTGAGCCTAGCCTCGGTTGTGTGATCTCATTAACCCGTCGTCTTTCCCTGCCCCTGGCCGTGTCGTTGCTGGCCGCCGTCGCCGTCCTCCCGCTCTCTGCCACCCCGGCCCACGCCGCCGCCGTTTCCACCGTAGATCCGGCCGGAAGTCCTGAGGAGGTGCAGCCTCCGGTGACAGAGCCGCGACTCGCCTACAGTCAAGACTTCTCCGGCTCCGGCCTGCCCGAGGGGTTTACCGCCGTCGAAGGCGACTGGAAAGTGCAGGATGGACGGCTGGTCGGGACCAGTACCAGTACGGGCCAGATCTCCCGCGCGACGTTCGGCCCACACCTCGCCAACTACCGTTTTGAGGCGACCGTGCGTTTTGACAACGTCCTCAATGCGGCCCGCTGGTCCGCACTCGCCCTGGACATCCAGCCCAGCGGAGCCGTTCCGTTCTGGCTCGCCACGATGCGCTCCGGTAGCAAAGCCACGAACGGTCTGGAATTCGCCGAGCGGACGGCTGCCAGCGGCTGGAACGTCACCGACACGGCGTCGGCGCCAACCGATGCCGGCACGGGAACGGACGTGCGTGTTGCAGTCGAGGTCCACGGCAAAAAGGCCGCCTGGTACTTCAACGGCCAGAAGATGATGGAAACGAACCGGTTGGTCCGCTCCGACACGGGCGTCCTGGGGTTGGTGGCCAACGGCTCCACGGTGTCCTATGACAACATCAAGGTCACCGAACTCCCGGACACGGAGTCCCTGCTGGTCGGCCCCGGCAAACAGCCCGCTGTGATCGCCCACCGCGGACTGTCTTCTGTGATCCCGGAGAACACCTTGCAGGCCCTGCTGTCCGGGGGCCGCAGCGGAGCCGACTGGATCGAAATGGATGTTAACACTTCCAAAGACGGCGTGCCCGTAGTCATCCACGACAACACCGTGGATCGGGTGACCGCGGGAACCGGCGACGTCTCCGTCCTGACCGCCGAGTACATTGCCGGACTGGAAGCCGGTTCCTGGTTTGCCCCGGCCTATAGCGGCGCCAAGATTCCCACCCTGGCCGAGTTCCTGGACCAGACGGACACGGAGGGCTCCGGGCTTCTCCTCGAAGTCAAGGGACCCGAGACAAGGGAGGAAGTGCAGCGGACCATCGATATGGTGAAGGACCGCGGCATGTTCAACCAGACCATCCTGCAAAGCTTCGATACCAATGTCCTGCAGTACGCCCGCGAATACGCTCCCACTCTGCGCCTGGGCCTGCTCCGAGGGGCACTCGACGCCGACGTTGTCGCCGCGGCGAAGCGGTACGGCGCCGTAACGTACAACCCGAGCTGGAATGCCCTCGCAGCCCGGCCCGCGGCCATCAAGGAACTGCACGACGCCGGCATCGCCGTTATGCCGTACACGGTGGACAACCCCCAGCAGTGGAAGTCCATGACCGACGCCGGGGTAGACGGCATCATCACCAACCGGGCAGGTGCACTCGTCGGTTTCCAAAGTGCCTTGCCGTCCGCACCGCCGGCTCCGGCGCCTTTGCTGGCGTTCCTTGGAAAGCTCGACGGCGCCACGCTCACCCGAGGCGACACCGCCGTCCCGGCAACCGGCGTCACAAACGCCGACGCCATCGCGATCACCCTGGACAGCAAGTCCGTAGCCGAGGGCGAGGCGGTCGACGTCAACACCCTCACCCTGGGAGAGCACGCATTCGCGGCCAAGGCCACCGGCCCCGGCGGCGAGGCCACCGCAACCGCAACGTTCACTGTCCGGGCCAGCAAAGCCGGACTGCTCGCCCTCGTGATGACTGAAGATGTGGATTCCAAGGTTCGGGACAAGGTGCTGAAATACATCGACGCCGAACGCTGGGAGGACGCCGCTGTCGAAGCGGAAGCCGCGGCCGGCAAGGGTATCCCGGCCGGGCGGGCCACTCTCATTGCCTCAGACGCACGGGCGCTCGCCGGCTAGCCGTACGGATTCCGCCGGAGACAGGTCAGCGGCGGGTCCGGCAGACCTCGACGAAGGCGCGGAACGGGGCCAGCCGCTCCTCGGCCGGCAGTTCCAGGGCCTCGGGGTGCCACTGCACGGACGCCACCCAGCGTTCCGGGTCCTCCAGCGCCTCGACGGTTCCGTCCCCGGCGACGGCAGTCACCACGAGCCCGTCGGCCACGCGGGCCACGGCCTGGTGGTGGCCGGAGGCGATCTTCACGCTCACGCCGGCGCCGTGTTCCCCGGCCCCGCTTGTGCCGCCGCTGTACAGTTCGGCAACCTTGCTTCCGCCCTGCACCTCGACCTCGTGCCAGGCCCACGGCCCGGCTCCGTGCGCCGGCTCGGTTTCCCGGTGCGCCACGGTGCCCGGATCCATGTCCTGGATCAGCGTCCCGCCGTAGAGCACATTGAGCAGCTGGTGTCCCCGGCAGACGCCGAACACGGGCAGCCCGGCATCGATCGACCGCCGAGCAACGCCCAGGTCCAGTTCGTCCTGGGCGTGGCTGACGTCGTAGCAGGCCTGTCCTGGAGTTTCGCCGTAGCGCCGGGGGTCCAGGTCGCCGCCGCCGGGAAGGACGACGCCGTCCAGCTCCTCGAGCGGATCCTCCGGTGCGGCCAGCAGCACCGGGTCGCCGCCCCCGTCGCGTACCAGCTCCACGATGTAGTCAAAAAGCTCGTTGGCCTCCGCCACCCGCGGATCCGGGTCCGTGGAGCTGCTGAGCCGGAGGGGAATGCCGATGCGGGGCCGGCTGCTGCGGAGGACGGGGAGGGTCTGCATGATTTATTCTGCAACAGAACTTCCGTCTTC
It includes:
- a CDS encoding TIM barrel protein, which translates into the protein MRLAVCAEMVFTDLPFTERVRRIHEAGFDVELWDSRTKDIGALKATGAVFSSMTGYTAGSLVDPGSADEVVRTAESLIPTALELGVSRMVVHPAELIDGHAARPVYRSSGRMWITGARTLERLGKLGEKYGVTFCLENLNTILDHPGIPLARAKDTLALVQAAGHPNARLMLDLYHAQMGEGNLIELVRRALPYLGEIQVADVPGRCEPGTGEINYAAVARALAQAGYDGTVGMEAWALGDSDAALDAFRAAFTVPAPTEASTLPAPPTGVEV
- a CDS encoding GntR family transcriptional regulator, which encodes MANHLSLNIDRSSPVPLYHQVVQGIEAAIHGGVLPPGSRLDNEIDLAAQLNLSRPTMRKAMDELVRSGLLVRKRGVGTQVVSSQVRRPLELSSLYDDLSNNGSKPTTEVLSFSHDEADAATRTALQLPAGAKVYHFTRLRKVGGKPLALMENWVRDDITPIDEALLGSQGLYAILRNGGVNFRLASQRIGAMIANDYQATLLETTPGSALVTMERTAVDDTGRQVETGHHVYRADSYSFEMTLVQR
- a CDS encoding gamma-glutamyl-gamma-aminobutyrate hydrolase family protein; amino-acid sequence: MQTLPVLRSSRPRIGIPLRLSSSTDPDPRVAEANELFDYIVELVRDGGGDPVLLAAPEDPLEELDGVVLPGGGDLDPRRYGETPGQACYDVSHAQDELDLGVARRSIDAGLPVFGVCRGHQLLNVLYGGTLIQDMDPGTVAHRETEPAHGAGPWAWHEVEVQGGSKVAELYSGGTSGAGEHGAGVSVKIASGHHQAVARVADGLVVTAVAGDGTVEALEDPERWVASVQWHPEALELPAEERLAPFRAFVEVCRTRR
- the iolB gene encoding 5-deoxy-glucuronate isomerase; the encoded protein is MANWVYPLGTAAQGAWDISLGTSDSAVQVEGWAHTGLKVATLGAGAAVELPAADEERIVVPLNGSFTVSVDGEEYRLAGRASVFSGPSDVLYTGTGKAVTISSADGGRVAVATAPAKASYPTRLITAAETPVELRGAGNCSRQVHNFGTPAALEADRFIVCEVLTPAGNWSSYPPHKHDEEKDGETSLEEIYYFETRVTPGAPARPGSDDAIGYQRVYASDERPIDVAAEVRTGDVVLVPYGWHGPAMAAPGYDLYYLNVMAGPGAVRDWLISDDPHHGWIRQAWEGQDLDPRLPFGA
- a CDS encoding Gfo/Idh/MocA family protein, coding for MKDVILGLVGVGRIGVMHANNIAALNGVLNPQGINVRLRLTDVAEDHARTIAAGLGAEFLPSTEALLASGLDGLVIATGTGTHPDLIRAGVDAGIPVFCEKPVALNVADALPVLDYIRERNGVVQIGHQRRFDAGYQEARRAYQTGELGWIHSLRAVTCDMAPPPVEFLASSGGLFRDCSVHDFDILRWLTGREIVEVYARGSNNGDPAIGEAGDVDTALALVTFDDGTVGTVSATRYNGAGHDVRLEIQGSRRSLMVGLDAKTALASAEAGVSFPAGEPHRTFAERFETAYRSEMAAFVELILGRRENPCTPEDAVAASRVADAAQESLATGVPVRVVQTVAG
- a CDS encoding glycerophosphodiester phosphodiesterase family protein, whose product is MISLTRRLSLPLAVSLLAAVAVLPLSATPAHAAAVSTVDPAGSPEEVQPPVTEPRLAYSQDFSGSGLPEGFTAVEGDWKVQDGRLVGTSTSTGQISRATFGPHLANYRFEATVRFDNVLNAARWSALALDIQPSGAVPFWLATMRSGSKATNGLEFAERTAASGWNVTDTASAPTDAGTGTDVRVAVEVHGKKAAWYFNGQKMMETNRLVRSDTGVLGLVANGSTVSYDNIKVTELPDTESLLVGPGKQPAVIAHRGLSSVIPENTLQALLSGGRSGADWIEMDVNTSKDGVPVVIHDNTVDRVTAGTGDVSVLTAEYIAGLEAGSWFAPAYSGAKIPTLAEFLDQTDTEGSGLLLEVKGPETREEVQRTIDMVKDRGMFNQTILQSFDTNVLQYAREYAPTLRLGLLRGALDADVVAAAKRYGAVTYNPSWNALAARPAAIKELHDAGIAVMPYTVDNPQQWKSMTDAGVDGIITNRAGALVGFQSALPSAPPAPAPLLAFLGKLDGATLTRGDTAVPATGVTNADAIAITLDSKSVAEGEAVDVNTLTLGEHAFAAKATGPGGEATATATFTVRASKAGLLALVMTEDVDSKVRDKVLKYIDAERWEDAAVEAEAAAGKGIPAGRATLIASDARALAG